Proteins found in one Corynebacterium zhongnanshanii genomic segment:
- the smpB gene encoding SsrA-binding protein SmpB, protein MAKKSTPVHSGKAASKASRAKAKGSKGTAKGAGPLVVATNRKARHDYHIVDTYECGVVLVGTEVKSLREGKASLIDAYATIDEGEVWLRGLHIPEYSMGHWTNHSPRRVRKLLLHRREIDSLLGKVREGNSTLVPLQLYFSGGRLKCELALARGKQQYDKRQDIKRRTEEREATRELGRRIKGLNA, encoded by the coding sequence ATGGCGAAAAAAAGTACACCCGTACACTCCGGAAAAGCGGCCTCCAAGGCATCGCGGGCCAAGGCAAAAGGCTCCAAGGGGACAGCGAAGGGCGCTGGCCCCTTGGTTGTTGCGACCAACCGCAAGGCCCGCCACGACTACCACATTGTGGACACCTACGAATGCGGCGTGGTGCTGGTCGGCACCGAGGTGAAGTCCCTGCGCGAAGGAAAAGCCAGCCTGATCGATGCCTATGCCACCATCGACGAGGGCGAGGTCTGGCTGCGCGGCCTGCACATCCCGGAGTACTCCATGGGGCACTGGACCAACCACTCCCCACGCCGCGTGAGGAAGTTGCTGCTGCACCGCCGGGAGATTGATTCCCTGCTGGGTAAAGTCCGCGAGGGGAACTCCACCTTGGTTCCGCTCCAGTTGTACTTCTCTGGGGGACGTCTGAAATGCGAATTGGCGCTGGCCCGGGGTAAGCAGCAATACGATAAGCGCCAGGACATCAAGCGCCGCACGGAAGAGCGAGAAGCCACCCGTGAGCTCGGCCGGCGCATTAAGGGCCTCAACGCCTAA
- the brnQ gene encoding branched-chain amino acid transport system II carrier protein yields the protein MSSSGTTSSTSSKKRTISTLFAVGLMLFSMFFGAGNLIFPPMLGIESGDHFVPAITGFLLTGVFMPVITVIAVAVSGSGVRDLASRAGAIFGVAFSVVAYLSIGPFYALPRAAAIGYELGIESTFGLSGGLWRLVCTAVFFSIAFAIVMFPGKVADTLGNYLTPVLLILLAVLTIVGIRSMNNPPIDATEEYSSNALVAGVLQGYFTMDSIAALAFAIIVVSSFGGSGITDHKKVVKLTSIAAITAGAFLLLVYIGLGVMGTRMPDKSSYSDGAAVLSSASKLTLGSTGDMVFSGVVLLACLTTAVGLIAACSAFFNELLPGISYRAWAITFTLIGFGISNLGLERILSMSAPVIGVIYPSAIALVLLSMFHLLVPRHRLPYSYRTAVYVALLFSLIDLGVNHNLLGMESLTFTSSIPLFTEGLGWLIPTVVATAIAFVVDMSRGRMRKESLISGEIDESLHSDVTSGSSTPNAAGKDD from the coding sequence ATGTCATCCAGCGGCACAACCAGCAGCACGTCATCGAAAAAAAGAACCATCTCCACCCTCTTCGCCGTGGGTCTCATGCTGTTTTCCATGTTCTTCGGAGCGGGAAACCTGATCTTCCCTCCCATGCTGGGCATTGAATCTGGTGACCACTTCGTCCCAGCAATCACCGGCTTCCTCCTCACGGGCGTGTTCATGCCCGTCATCACCGTGATCGCGGTGGCTGTGTCCGGATCCGGCGTGCGGGACCTGGCCAGCCGTGCCGGCGCGATCTTCGGCGTAGCTTTCTCCGTCGTGGCCTACCTATCCATCGGCCCGTTCTACGCCCTCCCCCGCGCCGCAGCAATCGGCTACGAGCTCGGCATTGAATCCACCTTCGGCTTAAGCGGCGGCCTCTGGCGCCTGGTATGCACCGCTGTGTTTTTCTCTATCGCGTTCGCGATTGTGATGTTCCCCGGCAAAGTCGCGGACACGTTGGGTAACTACCTCACGCCCGTGCTGTTGATCCTTCTGGCAGTGCTAACCATCGTCGGCATCCGCTCGATGAACAATCCTCCCATCGACGCCACGGAGGAATATAGCTCCAACGCCCTGGTAGCCGGCGTGCTGCAGGGCTACTTCACCATGGACTCCATCGCGGCCCTAGCCTTTGCGATTATCGTGGTGTCCAGCTTCGGCGGCAGCGGCATCACCGATCACAAGAAAGTCGTGAAGCTCACCTCCATCGCCGCCATCACCGCTGGTGCGTTCCTGCTGCTGGTGTACATCGGCCTGGGTGTGATGGGCACCCGCATGCCGGACAAGTCCAGCTACTCCGACGGCGCCGCGGTGCTCTCTTCCGCCTCGAAGCTCACGCTGGGTTCCACGGGCGACATGGTCTTTTCCGGCGTGGTCCTCTTGGCCTGCCTCACCACGGCTGTGGGCCTGATCGCGGCCTGCTCGGCCTTCTTCAACGAGCTGTTGCCGGGCATCTCCTACCGCGCCTGGGCGATTACCTTCACCCTGATCGGTTTCGGGATTTCCAACCTGGGCCTGGAGCGCATTCTCAGCATGTCCGCGCCGGTCATCGGCGTGATTTACCCGTCCGCCATTGCCCTGGTGCTGCTGAGCATGTTCCACCTTCTGGTTCCTCGCCATCGCCTGCCGTACAGCTACCGCACCGCCGTGTATGTGGCCTTGCTGTTCTCCCTGATCGACCTGGGCGTGAACCACAACCTGCTGGGCATGGAGTCCCTGACGTTCACCTCGTCCATCCCCCTGTTCACCGAGGGCCTGGGCTGGCTGATCCCCACCGTCGTCGCCACGGCCATTGCCTTTGTTGTGGACATGTCGCGGGGGCGTATGCGCAAGGAGTCCCTCATCTCCGGCGAGATCGACGAATCCCTCCATTCCGATGTCACCTCCGGCTCGTCCACGCCCAACGCCGCAGGCAAGGACGATTAA
- a CDS encoding iron chaperone, with product MTVEMTQGENLEEFFSPVLEKISTAEHRQQALELLHWIHSTFPDLGVCIAWNQPMFTDHGRYIIGFSYAAKHLSVAPEQVGIAKFEEALKELGVSYTANLFRVPWGAEPPYDLLRRMIEFNIEDKKSATGFWR from the coding sequence ATGACTGTTGAGATGACGCAGGGAGAGAACCTGGAGGAGTTCTTCTCCCCTGTTTTAGAGAAAATCTCCACCGCGGAACATAGGCAGCAGGCGCTGGAGCTTCTTCACTGGATTCACAGCACATTCCCGGACCTTGGGGTGTGTATTGCGTGGAATCAGCCCATGTTCACGGATCATGGGAGATATATCATTGGCTTTTCGTATGCGGCCAAGCATTTATCCGTTGCGCCGGAGCAGGTGGGGATCGCGAAGTTCGAGGAGGCGTTGAAAGAACTGGGTGTGTCCTACACGGCGAACCTGTTTCGCGTTCCGTGGGGCGCAGAGCCACCGTATGATCTCTTGCGACGCATGATCGAATTCAATATTGAAGACAAGAAGTCAGCAACGGGGTTTTGGCGCTAG
- a CDS encoding TatD family hydrolase: MLLDTHYHLDFLPLSERAAFLSAVDAAGGGIVPQTLTPESFRAQQQVPRASLGFHPWAIESREQADRQLRIFQQAVGTTRFIGEVGLDFSPRRLASASQELQSDVFRSIVQTVRQRAEDNGSADTEPYVLSIHAVRSAGVAVDILAQAGVDSHDSSVVPVFHWFSGNSDELTRVMRAGGYISVNPRMLESKKGRAYVRQVPAERLLLETDLPKRQSSEVGEACGAAAADDVMSSLRWTLDRLSELRGSDVTAQIEENQRRLYGM, from the coding sequence ATGCTGCTCGACACCCATTATCACCTGGACTTTCTACCGCTGTCTGAACGTGCGGCTTTTCTGTCTGCCGTGGACGCCGCCGGTGGTGGAATTGTGCCGCAGACGCTCACGCCGGAGTCTTTTCGTGCGCAGCAGCAGGTGCCACGTGCCTCGCTGGGTTTTCACCCGTGGGCCATTGAATCCCGCGAGCAGGCGGACCGGCAGCTGCGTATTTTTCAACAGGCAGTGGGCACTACCCGTTTCATTGGTGAGGTGGGTCTTGATTTTTCTCCCCGACGCCTGGCCTCCGCCTCCCAGGAGCTCCAATCCGACGTTTTCCGCTCCATTGTTCAGACGGTCCGCCAGCGTGCTGAGGATAATGGGAGTGCCGATACGGAGCCATACGTGTTATCGATTCACGCAGTGAGATCCGCGGGAGTGGCGGTGGATATTTTGGCGCAGGCTGGCGTCGATTCTCATGATAGTTCGGTGGTGCCGGTATTTCATTGGTTTTCGGGGAACAGTGACGAGCTCACTCGGGTGATGCGCGCGGGCGGGTATATTTCGGTAAATCCGCGGATGTTGGAGTCCAAGAAGGGGCGGGCGTATGTGAGGCAGGTTCCGGCGGAGCGGTTGTTGTTGGAGACTGATTTGCCGAAGCGTCAGTCCTCTGAAGTTGGTGAGGCGTGTGGCGCGGCAGCCGCGGACGATGTGATGAGTTCGCTGCGGTGGACGCTGGATCGCCTGAGTGAGCTGCGGGGGAGCGATGTTACGGCACAGATCGAGGAGAACCAGCGGCGGCTGTATGGGATGTAA
- a CDS encoding tRNA threonylcarbamoyladenosine dehydratase codes for MKIRSERLARLKLLLGDSGLDKLEDSTVMVVGLGGVGSACAEALARGGVGTLILLDRDVVEESNINRQALAFTSTLGQKKAEVMQRMVYEINPDIITHAQPVFLTPQGIAETLDAFPRPDYVVDCIDTVSQKLNIAGWCADRELPLLSSMGAANKLDPTYLEFANIRKTINCPLSKVVRTECRKRRIKGLEVLYSTEVPVKRKNSTSRSKGENLGSMSYMPPIMGQMLAGKVIRRLAGMEDIPRPPRRYRSREEALAAAGIQA; via the coding sequence GTGAAGATTCGTAGCGAGCGCCTGGCACGGCTAAAGCTGCTCCTGGGCGATAGTGGACTGGACAAGCTGGAGGACTCCACCGTGATGGTGGTGGGCTTAGGTGGCGTAGGTTCGGCCTGCGCCGAAGCCCTGGCCCGAGGTGGCGTGGGCACGCTGATCCTGTTGGACCGGGATGTGGTGGAGGAAAGCAATATCAACCGCCAAGCGCTAGCCTTCACCAGCACGCTCGGGCAGAAGAAGGCGGAGGTGATGCAGCGCATGGTCTACGAGATCAACCCGGACATCATCACCCACGCCCAGCCGGTGTTTCTCACTCCGCAAGGAATTGCCGAAACACTGGACGCATTCCCCCGCCCGGATTACGTGGTGGATTGCATTGACACAGTGTCCCAGAAATTGAATATCGCCGGCTGGTGCGCGGATCGTGAACTGCCGCTATTGTCCTCCATGGGGGCGGCCAATAAGTTGGATCCCACGTACCTGGAATTCGCGAATATCCGCAAGACCATCAACTGTCCCCTGTCCAAGGTGGTGCGCACGGAATGCAGAAAGCGCCGCATTAAGGGGCTAGAGGTGCTCTATTCCACGGAGGTGCCCGTGAAAAGGAAAAACAGCACCAGCCGCTCCAAGGGTGAGAATCTGGGTTCGATGAGTTATATGCCGCCCATTATGGGGCAAATGCTGGCGGGAAAGGTGATTCGCAGGCTTGCCGGCATGGAAGACATTCCGCGTCCGCCGCGCCGGTACCGTTCCCGGGAGGAAGCGTTAGCTGCGGCCGGTATCCAGGCTTAG
- a CDS encoding Na+/H+ antiporter family protein produces the protein MNAVLVAVIVMLVLSVCRVHVVLSLFIGALVGGLLSGMGLDATMVAFQEGLSGGAKIALSYALLGAFAMAVASAGLPRLLAEFIIGKLGVENEQTKATTIAVTKWLMLAGILAMAIMSQNLIPVHIAFIPLIIPPLLSIFNRLRIDRRLVVCIMTFGLVTTYMWIPLGFGSIFLNDILLGNINNAGMDTTGINIMSVMAIPALGMFIGLLIAVFFSYRKPREYAEKPIEGLKKTDADEPISRYKIVVSLVAILATFAVQIIMQTQDTEADSLLIGALVGLAIFLLTGAVNWKEADDVFTGGMKMMALIGFIMITAQGFAAVMSASGEVESLVATSADLFAGNKVAAAFAMLLVGLVVTMGIGSSFSTLPIIATIYVPLCAAMGFSPAATVAIIGTAGALGDAGSPASDSTLGPTAGLNADGQHDHIRDSVIPTFLHFNIPLLLAGWVAAMIL, from the coding sequence ATGAATGCAGTGTTAGTCGCAGTGATCGTGATGTTGGTACTGTCCGTGTGCCGCGTTCACGTGGTCCTCTCCCTGTTCATCGGCGCCCTGGTGGGCGGGCTCCTGTCCGGCATGGGGCTGGACGCCACCATGGTGGCCTTCCAAGAGGGACTGTCCGGCGGCGCGAAAATCGCGCTCAGTTACGCCCTGCTAGGTGCCTTCGCCATGGCCGTGGCCTCGGCCGGGTTGCCGCGCCTGCTCGCCGAGTTCATCATTGGCAAGCTCGGGGTGGAGAACGAACAGACCAAAGCCACCACTATCGCCGTGACGAAGTGGCTGATGCTGGCGGGCATCCTGGCGATGGCGATCATGTCCCAGAACCTGATCCCTGTGCACATCGCCTTCATCCCGCTGATCATCCCGCCACTGCTGTCCATCTTCAACAGGCTCCGCATCGACAGGCGCCTGGTTGTCTGCATCATGACCTTCGGCCTGGTCACCACCTATATGTGGATCCCGCTGGGCTTCGGCTCTATCTTCCTCAACGACATCCTGCTGGGCAACATCAACAACGCCGGCATGGACACCACGGGCATCAACATCATGTCCGTCATGGCCATCCCCGCCCTGGGTATGTTCATCGGCCTGCTCATCGCCGTGTTCTTCAGCTACCGCAAGCCCCGCGAGTATGCCGAGAAGCCCATCGAGGGATTGAAAAAAACCGACGCCGACGAGCCCATCTCTCGCTATAAAATCGTCGTCTCCCTCGTTGCGATCCTCGCCACCTTCGCCGTGCAGATCATCATGCAGACCCAGGACACCGAAGCCGATTCCTTGCTGATTGGTGCTCTGGTGGGACTGGCTATCTTCCTGTTGACGGGTGCGGTCAACTGGAAAGAAGCCGATGATGTCTTCACCGGTGGCATGAAGATGATGGCCCTGATCGGCTTCATCATGATCACCGCTCAGGGCTTCGCCGCGGTGATGTCCGCCTCCGGCGAGGTGGAAAGCCTCGTGGCCACCTCCGCGGACCTGTTCGCAGGCAACAAGGTTGCTGCCGCGTTCGCCATGCTGCTGGTAGGCCTGGTGGTGACGATGGGCATTGGGTCCTCCTTCTCCACGCTGCCGATCATCGCCACCATCTACGTACCTCTGTGTGCAGCTATGGGATTCTCCCCAGCCGCCACGGTCGCGATCATTGGTACTGCGGGCGCGCTGGGAGATGCGGGATCCCCGGCGTCGGACTCCACATTGGGTCCCACGGCCGGACTCAACGCCGACGGCCAGCACGATCATATCCGCGATTCGGTGATCCCTACCTTCTTGCACTTCAACATTCCACTGCTGCTGGCAGGCTGGGTCGCTGCGATGATTCTTTAG
- a CDS encoding pyridoxamine 5'-phosphate oxidase family protein yields the protein MADYSEGKYADIAFDDYVIARQEAIGAHNRVNDTVGGQDFEFRDGEVKLIRSAQHFFLSTVTGAGWPYVQHRGGPPGFVHVLNHKTLAFPEFQGNMQFVTAGNVDRDGRVCLFFVDYPTRYRLKVFGHARFIEAGEDPEFEERIRDLGDSEIRAKIERIMVITVTATDKNCSKQIKPRYTEEQIQERLDLYRADIKELKNRVAELEAQLESAQGN from the coding sequence ATGGCGGATTACAGCGAAGGAAAATACGCAGATATTGCTTTCGACGACTATGTTATTGCGCGCCAAGAAGCCATCGGCGCGCATAACAGAGTCAATGACACGGTCGGCGGGCAGGACTTTGAGTTCCGCGACGGGGAAGTGAAACTGATCCGCTCCGCGCAACACTTTTTCCTCTCCACGGTCACGGGTGCCGGATGGCCTTACGTGCAGCATAGGGGAGGGCCTCCGGGCTTCGTGCACGTCCTGAACCACAAGACCCTGGCCTTTCCCGAGTTTCAGGGAAACATGCAGTTCGTGACGGCCGGAAACGTGGACCGGGACGGGCGTGTGTGCCTGTTCTTCGTGGACTATCCCACCCGCTACCGGCTGAAAGTGTTTGGCCACGCGCGCTTTATCGAAGCCGGCGAGGACCCGGAGTTTGAGGAGAGAATCCGGGACCTGGGAGACAGCGAAATCCGGGCGAAGATCGAAAGAATAATGGTCATCACCGTCACCGCCACGGATAAGAATTGCTCCAAACAAATCAAGCCCCGCTACACAGAGGAACAGATCCAGGAACGCCTGGACCTGTATCGCGCGGACATTAAGGAACTCAAAAACCGCGTGGCGGAATTAGAGGCGCAGCTCGAGAGCGCACAGGGTAACTAG